The nucleotide window gagcattattaggaccaacatttgttagtcaatccgaatgtggaatgcttgtatgagttgttcttttcaatctcataaggcatgctaggtttagtttgcaacatgcccttgttagtttttatgtgagtgtgtaccctttgcaatgtatgtatcacttgtttctttcaatcccctaaggcatgctaggtttagtttgcgacatgccatttgTTACTTTTGATGTGACTGTAATCGTTGTGCCtccgctatttcataaattgcagtttacctacctctaagtttcatgtactatggttgattcccaaattgaaaaaaagatttgagtctctctaaaaataggggattgaaatcgaaccaacaatcggtttttcctgcaggaacaaatatacaaacataaatataacttgtctactcttattagtataactcgtgttagtcgaagaggttgagaaagatttttcatttgaatcatgcaaataggatcgcaacatataccaaatggtttgggttttgttgggctgaggctcggcgttgagtcggcccacgccgaccctagggtttggctcgacCGTGTGTGAGGTGtgctgaggctcggcgttgagtcgtcccacgccgaccctagggtttggctcggccgtttgcgagttgggctgaggctcggcgtcgagtcggcccacgccaaccctagggtttggcaacGGTCGTGGCCCGGTTTGGGCCGAACCTCGGCGCTTAGTCGTAACACGCCGAGGTTCAAGGCTTGGCGTCAATTTACCCCACGCCAAGCttgggcacctcggcgcttcgatGCAAAGGTTTCCAGTATGTACTAGGGGTCGGCGTGAAACGACTAAACGCTGAGGttgggcacctcggcgcttcaGTGAATTGTTTTCCAGTATGTACCAGGGGTCGGCGTCAAATGACTAAACGCCGAGCCCCTGGGTTCACCAAAATATACCTCTTCTTTGATTTGCTTCACTATTTCCCACTACTCTAATCAGCCGATGATGACCTTGTGCCAACAACGGACCTGAGCTCGCTAGCTCCCCAACTCTCCTAAGCCGCTTCGTCCCCTTTGCGTGCTTGCCATGTCACCGTGGATCCAACAGAGATTGATCATAACATGgaggatggggatgatgacaccccttcttccttgtgagttgcgacggaggcccttaatagctagaaacatgaaacatggcgacgttccacacattcacataacacatgaccacaccgacagacacattcattcaacatccgtacatacataaggtccaacacattaagcatccaacatagtccaacacattcaacatccaacatagtccatacatatgcttcatcaatcaaaaaacatagtccaaacatagtacaaggtccaatgcatacatagtccatgcacaaaataaagcatatgaagtctttggatcttttatcGCTCCTTATACCTTAACGTGGACAGCAAGCGTAATGCTTTCCCCTCCCAAACGGATAGGTACCTAGAGTGTACCTGTCCACTGGTCTGAGCGTCCTATGTGGACGTCCAGAACcggaggggccttgagttccttggggtgcatctccaagctaggacatgccaatctcatcatactcatgatCATAGTACTCTCTCTGTccttcatcaacttcatcatcataatgaccatgtccttgaccaccctctgcagtagttgctgcaccatgtgaagaagaagtcctgccaccatgtgcaccatgtgaagatgaagtccctccaacatgtgcagtagaaggtccagcaccaagctgttgtgggactgccacatccggggaacgtctacatccaaggcgtgcagctacctttcgtaggcgatgcatggcacgctgcattttgaaagcactattagtaagtggggttggtcgcaaaactatataaagatgtaacatcaactgaatgagagaagactacctgaatgtgctgtcgtaacatggaggcctcatcaggatcgcccacaggaatcatcaatgcccttccttggtcggccactgtcctcattatctccatgctctatgcaacaaaaacaatAATTTAAGTCTCTATCACAGTAAAGACCTCAGAGATtgaaatagttgtatcacttacagctctggctaacgcaggggcgatctcaacttgcctgccttctcgggtagcttggtcatatgggttgttgccctcatcctcgctcgcaatgtcagcaatgtcttgctccgtccaagcgggcctcaattgaagccttgttcgttgaccaaaccaaacaaggtaatcatggaatgccttgtcacgatggatggcatggatgcccatgttgttctgctccatcaacatccactcatcaatgtagcgctggtgctctagctgccagttggtgatcttcttatttttttgtctgttgaacctacaaattttacaccaaatcggcaatatgaaggcctactcaatgattctttcatgtgaaacgaacaaaatattgtatgttacgtacttgtggagctgccaaccagtggagaaatcatcgggcggagaaggctgcagcctaccaaactgctgtgctacacggtgagggagatggtactccactgcatagaaacaaataagggggtCCTCATCGTCTAGACGTCCTCGTCTGCCATGCACAAGGCGCTCAAGTTGAGATCCGTTACTTGCCTCCGCCGATATGGGCTCCATTGAACCTGTACACAACGTCGTCATCAACTAGTCGACGCTCAATTGGTGCACATATCCTCGATTAGGgcaaaagggtgggaaacttacatgctgtggcaaaagggtgtccagctcgttggtgaagctgatgtacgcgtggcgtgacacgtggtatgttccgtgggctcgctcgtagaggtgtgccacggtaggggcgacaactgcgtctccttgaggaaaccaaggttgtgggggatcaagctgatgcggtctcccaactggaagcctctcccacatccaaatctgcaaaaaaagagtggaaacatgaatgttaatcacttttgttaagaaaaaacattgaattgtagtggTAACTTGTACAACTTCGCTTTATTACCTGCAACAGTGTGATGCAGCCTGACATTGTAGCGTGCGCGCCTCTAGGACGGCGGCAAGCCTCGTAAAGCTGACGAtacaggaaggcaagtatagccgagccccaactcctattgccggcatcctcccagttcaaaaggcacgggatgtacatccaggacgccgtgtctccagtgccgtcagggaagagaaccgtACCTAACATGTGGAGGACGTAGGCCCGACAGTAGTATGTCATGGTCTCGGCGTctacgttgggtgggcactccTGAAACTACTGACGAAGCCACCTTAGGGACACCCCACTACTGCGCCGTTTCTTACCAGCCTCAACTGTCGCTAGGGGCCATCCTaagaagtgctcaacccgctgctgccatccttcagactccgtgtctcctgtcactgggaatcctcggattttgactccaaggatcatggcaatgtcctcgagagtgaccgtcatctccccgcatggtaggtgaaagctgtgtgTCTCCGGATGCCACCGATCTATCAATGCCGTCAGCgccgctgggttgaaaggtggcatgcctcgacgacaaacacgagcaacggtagcaaggttcgccagcttcaggaggggcgtgtacctctcgtcgtagaccatggtcgtagaggcctcatgtgtcattggcctcagcacattcaaaacctgcaaaaaaaacaagcatgaaaaagtattagttcatgtcactttataaagagcatggactatagagcaaaacatgaacaatgcAATGTTTTCATATGAATtgttgaatatacctctccgttctcgatcctccgagcccggtggtgctcatcgaaccttggatcaagaagggggaaccgatccatcctgcaacataagcaatgccaaaccattagtataagttaaagcatgtgtatgtggtacaaagtaacataaaaataaaaaaacaaaagtaaaccaatgtaccattacacaaagcaattctagtagctagcttgatggatacctgttgtctaagtagttcaggacattttctcttattgtggcccggcttatggcaaccagagcaacggatcttttgggtgtcctctacaaaatatctcccaaccttactcgtggttgatctacctttcgtggctcggtccatgtccatcctgaaccgcttccgctgcctaggtcctctactcttctagagtaaaccaagatcagccacatacttggggccatcataagtaggccattgactctcgtcaagaaatggctcgaactaaggattccaggtgctcattaggttcctcaaagagaactccacggccatacggggagggacctcagggtcaacacgtctaaggcgataggctgtaatcatgtgggagcaaggcctatggtatatgatcggttttccacacgtacacttgttctcattgatcactactttatgttttcgagcaccccagtcttcaccaccaatgttagttccaccaccctctagaatctcatatccatggtttatcagatcgaaacatgaacccttctgtcgtttagactttttctttgagaaagctagttcctgagatgctaaaagtggccaagctttgcctgctgtccatagagacctcgcatgcttcttcctcgaaatgaaccaagaattcaacttgtagaaggtgaatgaggcaatagcagtcacaggcagaccacgacaacctcttagaaggctgttgaacatctctgccatgttactagtcatgaagccccatctccaaccacccgtgtcatatgcaagtgaccacttatcctttgatgccatcaactcgctcaagaattgcctgccatcaacatttgtggctaactcagggcatctaacttgtctttgaataattgaacctcttgctgcctgcaaacctcctcaaataatttgaagttgtcctttgtgtgatcacgccttataagattctgagcaaggtgtctggtgcaccaccggtgatgtatttggccgtaaccaggaatctcttgttctacggcattcagaatgccagcatgcctatcggatatcacacaaacatcacgtcccagaccaattaccacttgtcttactagcctaagaaaccaacaccaactatccgtgtcctcctttcgaacaatcgcaaaggccaatggcacaagctggtcctctgcatctgtcccaatacaaataagcattgtgccttcaaatttccctataagaaaggtcccgtcaattgagacgacgggcctgcaatgcttgaatgcttcgatgctctgcccgaacgcccaaaacgcccttccaaatacctggctaccatttcttgtttcaccctccttaggtaaatactcgaagtgcatcccaggatttacGGCCCTCATTGCattcaacattacagggaggcgctcataagcttcttcccaatttccaaatattatttccagtgcacgctgctttgccctccatgctttcccatacttgacatagtaattgtaccgttggaagatgatctcaaccaacgcagacaccgtaatggttggcatatgcttcaccacggggcataattgccttgcaatgaacctagaattgagctgtagatggttctcttctgcctcagtagtggcacaaacatgtggttgcttcactgaggtaatcttccatttgcctgcctttgtcttcctagcacatactctccaaccacactgttgttcttcataagcaacagtgtacctcttctccttgaatgaattgatgaccctaaaaggtcggttgtgtacaatggagtactcttgcaaccatgatttcaactcatccatggtagcaaacaatatgcccttccgtatgatgaggcaaccgctaacatcaggcacagTTG belongs to Miscanthus floridulus cultivar M001 chromosome 4, ASM1932011v1, whole genome shotgun sequence and includes:
- the LOC136549920 gene encoding protein MAIN-LIKE 2-like: MRPLRPWSTTRGTVLFPDGTGDTASWMYIPCLLNWEDAGNRSWGSAILAFLYRQLYEACRRPRGAHATMSGCITLLQIWMWERLPVGRPHQLDPPQPWFPQGDAVVAPTVAHLYERAHGTYHVSRHAYISFTNELDTLLPQHVQWSPYRRRQVTDLNLSALCMADEDV